The Macrococcoides canis genome has a window encoding:
- a CDS encoding AAA family ATPase has protein sequence MRPIKLEIHHFGPFKNETIDFMQLNNHMLFLISGKTGSGKTTIFDAMMYALYGTASTSSRNFKAMRNKHANDDEETLIKFQFSIRGKQFLVVRNLPHIKEGNKSHIASKLEVHEIIDNKSQLISTHKKTETNQLIVDIVKLQADQFRQILILPQGEFKNFLVSDSDSKNEILRTLFDTKHLELMVKRLKENVDDKIDAIKMKEKEIELRIQQLDLGLPEYMASYDKQIQTVNLFYEASKKELSYKKSELNNKLNRLKTKEEMLKKAEILHENIQTYNKHKQQLDRLFEQRAEIEKSQEMIQQLLQLESYLKCLKQLDELKKEDDHIKKQMKIEELQINEINSKLQQLKDSLTEVTSNEVEMNQLNHQLIEQERFVHIKYQGLEKNIDTLNDLKRKTEEYSDTLTSIQQENETIQRSLEVLTKEKSKTYEEKMHNQNLIKDTETIIALINEYLSYKDEIMTINKTQDKLLEELNAYELQIERFNFGDETLDIDAVDRVRANLKRGQNCPVCNHVVTEVTDGVHHEYHNIVQRKIKLSRELEANSAKIEWIESLTHTLIDKLLKYKQFKDAYKNDDIKNTIALFNHEQESIIQNSAAINETLEHINQQYEQLNHKVEENTTSIAALKKSIDTNNQKIAELNDKKELYHTFVSFTGFEKFDDFKAQYDEKKKSVESYKKNVDELNDAITASLELIQSKETKLDKYKHHLIYNEKLLNQLQSTKQSFKVSDEILDKYKDADVENEIKNLQNTVETYHKEIHFHENTIKSLEEAIKGNEPPDIEQISAEYLQFSSEVKIFEQSVSDMNSQLNQMEKIIIQLEAVYKTYSRQMDDIGSEIKLFEVLNGKNALKLSIENYVLVYYLEQILLLSNERLLQMTHNRYKLVRKKDAHSRKKSGLEIEVFDYHTNTVRDITTLSGGETFIASLSLALGLSDYVMQLSGGINLESVFIDEGFGTLDSDTLDTAINVLIELQQSGKLIGIISHVQSLKESMPAILNVNSDGFNSRTEFLLK, from the coding sequence ATGAGACCGATTAAATTAGAAATTCATCATTTTGGACCGTTTAAAAATGAAACAATTGACTTTATGCAGTTGAATAATCATATGTTATTTCTTATTAGTGGTAAGACGGGTTCTGGAAAAACAACGATATTCGATGCGATGATGTATGCATTATATGGCACAGCTTCGACATCATCCCGAAATTTCAAGGCTATGAGAAACAAACATGCAAACGATGACGAAGAGACACTAATTAAATTTCAGTTCTCTATTAGAGGTAAGCAGTTCTTAGTCGTCCGCAATCTACCTCACATTAAAGAAGGCAATAAATCGCACATTGCATCTAAACTAGAAGTACATGAAATTATTGATAATAAATCACAGTTAATCAGCACTCATAAGAAAACTGAAACAAACCAGCTTATCGTTGATATCGTAAAATTACAAGCTGATCAGTTTAGACAGATTCTCATACTGCCTCAAGGTGAATTCAAGAACTTTCTTGTTTCAGACAGTGACAGTAAGAATGAGATTTTGAGAACATTATTTGATACGAAGCATCTTGAGTTGATGGTCAAACGTCTAAAAGAGAACGTTGATGATAAAATAGATGCAATTAAGATGAAAGAAAAAGAAATTGAGCTCCGCATTCAGCAACTTGATTTAGGTCTTCCAGAATATATGGCTTCATATGATAAACAGATTCAGACGGTTAACCTGTTTTATGAAGCTTCAAAAAAAGAGTTATCATATAAAAAATCAGAATTAAATAATAAGTTGAATCGGCTGAAAACTAAAGAAGAAATGTTAAAAAAAGCCGAAATACTTCATGAAAATATACAGACGTATAACAAGCATAAACAGCAATTAGATCGTTTGTTTGAACAACGTGCAGAAATAGAGAAGTCACAAGAAATGATTCAGCAATTATTACAGCTGGAATCATACCTCAAGTGTCTCAAGCAGCTTGATGAGCTAAAAAAAGAAGATGATCACATTAAAAAACAAATGAAGATTGAAGAACTTCAAATAAATGAAATTAATAGTAAGTTACAGCAATTAAAAGATTCTTTAACTGAAGTGACGAGTAACGAAGTTGAAATGAACCAGCTTAATCATCAATTAATTGAACAAGAAAGATTTGTACATATAAAATATCAGGGACTTGAAAAGAATATTGATACTTTAAATGATCTGAAGCGTAAAACTGAAGAATATAGTGATACACTGACAAGCATACAGCAAGAAAATGAAACGATCCAAAGATCACTTGAAGTGTTAACAAAAGAAAAGAGTAAAACATACGAAGAAAAGATGCATAATCAGAATCTGATAAAGGATACGGAGACTATTATTGCACTCATAAATGAGTATCTTTCCTACAAAGACGAGATCATGACAATTAATAAAACTCAGGACAAGCTTTTAGAAGAATTAAATGCTTATGAATTGCAAATCGAACGTTTTAATTTCGGTGACGAAACACTTGATATTGATGCCGTTGATAGGGTACGTGCAAATTTAAAACGGGGTCAAAACTGCCCAGTATGTAATCATGTCGTTACGGAAGTTACAGATGGTGTGCATCATGAATATCATAACATTGTACAAAGAAAGATTAAGCTATCTCGTGAATTAGAAGCTAATTCAGCAAAGATAGAATGGATAGAATCATTGACGCATACGCTCATCGATAAGCTACTCAAATATAAACAATTTAAAGATGCATATAAGAATGATGATATTAAAAATACAATAGCTTTGTTTAATCATGAACAAGAATCGATAATACAGAACTCAGCAGCAATCAATGAAACGTTAGAACATATAAATCAACAGTATGAACAGTTAAATCATAAAGTGGAAGAAAATACTACTTCGATTGCCGCTTTAAAAAAATCTATTGATACCAATAATCAAAAGATTGCTGAGCTTAATGATAAAAAAGAGTTATATCATACTTTTGTCTCCTTTACAGGATTTGAGAAATTTGATGATTTCAAGGCACAGTATGATGAGAAAAAGAAGAGCGTTGAAAGTTACAAGAAAAATGTGGATGAACTAAACGATGCGATTACTGCCAGCTTAGAGCTTATCCAATCAAAAGAGACGAAATTGGATAAGTATAAACATCATCTCATTTATAATGAAAAACTATTGAACCAGTTACAATCAACAAAGCAATCCTTTAAAGTATCAGATGAAATTCTAGATAAATATAAAGACGCTGATGTTGAGAATGAGATAAAAAACTTGCAGAATACTGTCGAAACCTATCATAAGGAGATCCATTTTCATGAAAATACAATAAAATCTCTTGAAGAGGCGATCAAAGGAAATGAACCGCCTGATATTGAGCAGATATCGGCTGAATATTTGCAATTTTCATCTGAAGTGAAGATTTTTGAACAATCAGTCAGCGATATGAATAGTCAGTTAAATCAAATGGAAAAAATAATCATACAGCTTGAAGCGGTATATAAAACTTATAGCAGACAGATGGATGATATAGGTTCAGAAATAAAACTCTTCGAAGTACTGAACGGGAAAAATGCATTGAAATTATCTATAGAGAATTATGTGCTCGTATACTATCTGGAACAGATACTATTATTGTCAAATGAACGATTACTGCAGATGACACACAATAGATACAAACTTGTCAGAAAAAAAGATGCCCATTCCAGAAAAAAAAGTGGACTTGAAATAGAGGTCTTTGATTATCATACAAATACTGTGAGGGATATTACAACGCTGTCAGGTGGAGAAACATTCATTGCTTCCTTATCATTAGCACTCGGATTAAGCGATTATGTCATGCAGTTATCAGGTGGAATCAATCTTGAGTCTGTATTTATAGATGAAGGTTTTGGAACTTTAGATAGTGACACACTCGATACAGCAATCAATGTATTGATCGAACTCCAGCAAAGTGGCAAACTGATTGGAATTATAAGTCATGTACAGTCACTGAAAGAAAGTATGCCTGCGATATTAAATGTGAATTCAGATGGTTTTAACAGTAGAACCGAATTTCTGCTGAAGTAA
- a CDS encoding SCO family protein gives MKQLNFLLILFLALVLSACSNSRIEPKSLYGNTITEFSGTDEMGKPISNKDLKGKVWLVDFIFTNCETVCPPMTYNMSQVADQLEKDGISHDDYGIISFSVDPKKDTPQKLSDYINQHNPPKGVWKAVTKYDEKFIRQFAEENFKTIVVPPTANNTQATHGTSFYLVDQNGMIIKDYAGKDTGDKKFPKAEIVEDVKTMIEEGPYKK, from the coding sequence ATGAAGCAGTTAAATTTTCTTTTAATTTTATTTTTAGCATTAGTATTATCAGCGTGTAGTAATTCAAGGATAGAGCCAAAATCTTTATATGGAAACACGATTACTGAATTTAGTGGAACTGATGAAATGGGTAAGCCCATCTCAAATAAAGATCTAAAAGGAAAGGTATGGCTGGTAGATTTTATCTTTACAAACTGTGAGACAGTCTGTCCTCCAATGACATATAATATGAGTCAGGTGGCTGATCAGCTTGAGAAGGATGGCATCAGCCATGATGATTATGGCATCATCAGTTTTAGTGTCGATCCAAAGAAAGATACGCCGCAAAAACTTAGTGACTATATTAACCAGCATAATCCTCCAAAAGGGGTCTGGAAAGCTGTAACGAAGTATGACGAAAAATTTATCAGACAGTTTGCAGAAGAGAATTTCAAGACGATTGTTGTACCACCTACTGCTAATAATACACAGGCTACACATGGAACATCTTTTTATCTCGTTGATCAAAATGGGATGATAATAAAAGATTACGCAGGTAAGGATACTGGTGACAAAAAGTTTCCGAAAGCAGAGATAGTAGAAGATGTTAAAACGATGATAGAAGAAGGACCATATAAAAAATAG
- the mscL gene encoding large conductance mechanosensitive channel protein MscL yields the protein MLKEFKEFAIKGNVLDLAVAVVIGAAFGKIVSSLVADVIMPIIGLIFGNTDFASSWAYKGIKYGVFIQSIIDFLIVAAAIFLFIKIINKITRKSEVEEVEEAVEENTVLLTEIRDLLRSK from the coding sequence TTGTTAAAAGAATTTAAAGAATTTGCTATAAAAGGAAATGTTCTTGATTTAGCTGTCGCAGTTGTTATTGGAGCAGCATTTGGTAAAATCGTTTCTTCTTTAGTAGCTGATGTAATCATGCCGATTATCGGTCTTATATTTGGCAACACAGATTTCGCATCTAGCTGGGCTTACAAAGGAATCAAATATGGTGTCTTTATTCAATCAATCATCGATTTCTTAATCGTCGCAGCAGCAATCTTCTTATTTATTAAAATCATTAATAAGATTACACGCAAGAGCGAAGTTGAAGAAGTTGAAGAAGCCGTTGAAGAAAATACGGTATTATTAACTGAAATCAGAGATTTATTACGTTCTAAATAA
- a CDS encoding glycine betaine uptake BCCT transporter yields the protein MTSEKKLTSVFFIALSLVIITVILGVLNPAGFGEVTGQINVFITKYFGWYYVMITSIFVFACLFLILSPIGKLKLGKPSDKPEFSTISWFAMLFSAGMGIGLVFYGAAEPLSHFIKSPTASAQSDEAMKDAFRYTFFHWGFHAWATYGIVALGLAYAQFRKGEAGLLSKTLRPLLGDRVDGILGTIIDVLAVFATVVGVAVSLGMGAQQINGGLHFLFDVPNNMSVKLIIIIVVTILFLMSAWSGLSKGIQILSNVNIGIATLLLVAVLFLGPTVLIMNMFSTSLGNLLQNFLSMSFDAAPLDQSKREWMNSWTIYYWGWWMSWSPFVGIFIARVSKGRTIREFLIGVLLVPTIISMLWFSVFGVSGIQIFKKFPEIGKLAVETQLFAIFEHMPMAMGLSLIALLLICTFFITSADSATFVLGMQSTNGSLEPANYIKVIWGLAQSIIAAVLLYAGGLSALQSAAIIAAFPFSFVLILMLLSLYKDGNAERMRIGLTLKPDKKFRKSYQDNQNNQK from the coding sequence ATGACATCAGAAAAAAAATTGACGTCAGTATTTTTTATTGCACTATCTCTAGTAATTATCACTGTAATTTTAGGTGTTTTAAACCCTGCAGGATTTGGTGAAGTTACAGGTCAGATCAATGTATTTATAACGAAATATTTCGGCTGGTATTACGTTATGATTACGTCGATATTTGTTTTTGCATGCTTGTTCTTAATTCTTAGCCCAATCGGTAAACTAAAATTAGGTAAACCTTCAGATAAACCTGAATTTAGTACAATATCCTGGTTTGCAATGTTATTTAGTGCAGGTATGGGAATCGGGCTCGTTTTCTATGGGGCAGCAGAACCGCTTAGTCATTTTATCAAATCACCAACAGCGAGCGCGCAGTCAGATGAAGCAATGAAAGATGCATTTCGTTATACATTCTTTCACTGGGGATTTCATGCATGGGCTACATATGGAATAGTGGCTCTAGGTCTTGCATATGCTCAATTCAGAAAAGGTGAAGCAGGATTATTATCAAAAACATTAAGACCATTACTTGGTGATAGAGTAGATGGTATTCTGGGAACAATCATTGATGTACTTGCAGTATTTGCAACTGTAGTTGGGGTTGCAGTGTCATTAGGAATGGGTGCTCAGCAGATCAATGGTGGTTTACATTTCTTATTCGATGTTCCGAATAATATGAGCGTAAAACTTATTATTATTATCGTTGTTACTATTTTATTCTTGATGAGTGCATGGAGTGGCTTATCAAAAGGAATACAAATTTTAAGTAATGTTAATATCGGAATAGCTACATTATTACTTGTAGCGGTCCTCTTTTTAGGTCCAACAGTGTTAATTATGAATATGTTTTCTACATCGTTAGGGAATTTGCTGCAGAACTTCTTATCTATGAGTTTTGATGCAGCACCTTTAGATCAATCGAAACGTGAATGGATGAACAGCTGGACAATCTATTACTGGGGCTGGTGGATGAGCTGGAGTCCATTTGTCGGCATTTTTATTGCGCGAGTTTCTAAAGGAAGAACAATTCGTGAATTTTTAATCGGAGTTCTGCTCGTACCGACAATTATCAGTATGCTCTGGTTTAGTGTCTTTGGTGTTAGTGGGATACAGATATTTAAGAAATTCCCTGAAATCGGCAAGCTTGCTGTTGAGACACAGCTGTTCGCAATATTTGAACACATGCCAATGGCTATGGGATTATCATTAATAGCTTTATTATTAATCTGTACTTTCTTTATCACGTCTGCAGACTCTGCAACATTTGTATTAGGGATGCAGTCTACAAATGGCTCTCTAGAACCTGCAAACTACATCAAGGTAATATGGGGGCTTGCACAGTCAATTATTGCAGCGGTGCTTTTATATGCAGGTGGACTGAGCGCATTACAAAGTGCAGCAATCATTGCAGCATTCCCATTTTCATTTGTACTTATATTGATGCTATTATCATTATATAAAGATGGTAATGCGGAACGTATGAGAATTGGTTTAACATTAAAGCCTGATAAGAAATTCAGAAAATCGTATCAGGATAATCAAAATAATCAGAAATAA